From a single Bacillus sp. NEB1478 genomic region:
- a CDS encoding 4-hydroxy-3-methylbut-2-enyl diphosphate reductase produces MEIIKISPRGYCYGVVDAMVMARQAAKDPTLPRPIYILGMIVHNKHVTDAFEEEGIITLDGNNRLDIIRKIESGTVIYTAHGVSPEVRRIALEKGLYEIDATCPDVTKTHDLIREKEKEGYEIVYIGKKGHPEPEGAIGIAPHIVHLVENVGDLDQLQVNSEKLLITNQTTMSQWDVAELIKRLLMKYPHAEVHKEICLATQVRQEAVAGQAGECDLVLVVGDPRSNNSNRLAQVSEEIAGTPAYRISDVSEIDLDWLKGVKKVGITSGASTPTPITKEVIDFLQKYDENNQETWEKERKVTLNRILPKVKEKK; encoded by the coding sequence ATGGAAATTATAAAAATTTCACCAAGAGGGTATTGTTACGGAGTTGTAGATGCTATGGTGATGGCTCGCCAAGCTGCTAAGGATCCTACCCTTCCAAGACCGATATATATATTAGGTATGATTGTTCATAACAAACATGTAACTGATGCTTTTGAAGAAGAAGGTATCATTACACTTGATGGGAATAACCGATTAGATATCATTCGAAAAATTGAATCTGGCACAGTTATCTATACTGCTCACGGAGTTTCACCAGAAGTAAGAAGAATTGCTTTAGAAAAAGGATTATATGAAATTGATGCAACTTGTCCAGACGTTACGAAAACACATGACTTGATTCGCGAAAAAGAAAAAGAAGGATATGAGATAGTTTATATCGGAAAAAAAGGACACCCTGAACCAGAAGGGGCAATTGGCATAGCACCGCACATCGTCCATCTTGTAGAAAATGTTGGCGATCTGGATCAGCTTCAAGTAAATAGTGAAAAGTTGCTGATTACAAATCAAACGACAATGAGCCAATGGGACGTTGCTGAACTTATAAAACGTTTATTAATGAAGTACCCACATGCAGAAGTTCATAAAGAAATTTGTCTCGCTACACAAGTTCGCCAAGAAGCCGTAGCTGGTCAAGCGGGTGAATGTGACTTAGTTCTTGTCGTCGGCGACCCAAGAAGCAATAATTCAAATAGACTTGCCCAGGTTTCAGAAGAAATTGCAGGTACGCCAGCATACAGAATCTCAGATGTTTCTGAAATAGATCTTGATTGGCTAAAAGGTGTTAAAAAAGTAGGAATCACATCTGGTGCTTCTACTCCAACACCAATTACTAAAGAAGTAATAGACTTCCTTCAAAAGTACGATGAAAATAACCAAGAGACATGGGAAAAAGAACGTAAAGTAACATTAAATCGCATATTACCAAAAGTAAAAGAAAAAAAATAA